Below is a window of Mucilaginibacter ginkgonis DNA.
CCCGCCACATTACCTGCCACTCTTATGTACAGTCTGAAATTAACATGCTGATGCACGTGGCAGACACCATGGGCTTCAAGATCAACACCTTTACCCACATCTTAGAAGGTTACAAAGTGGCCGACAAAATGAAGGCCCGCGGTATCAACGCCTCTACCTTCTCTGACTGGTGGGCATATAAAATGGAGGTGCAGGACGCTATCCCTTACAATGCCAACATCATGGCTTCTGAAGGTATAAACGTAGCCATTAACTCTGACGATGCCGAAATGGCGCGCCGCCTTAACCAGGAAGCAGGTAAATCTGTGACTTATGGTAAAATGGGCGAAGAAGACGCTTTGAAACTGGTAACCCTTAACCCGGCAAAAATGCTGCACATTGATAACCGTGTGGGCAGCTTAAAAGCTGGTAAAGATGCCGACCTGGTGGTTTGGTCTGCCAACCCGCTGTCAATTTACGCGGTAGCAGAGAAAACTTATGTTGATGGCGTGCCTTATTGGGATTACGCGCAGGACGAAGCCCGCCAGAAAGAGCTGAAAGGCGAAGAGGCCCGTATCATTCAGAAAATGCTGGCTTCTAAAAGTGCAGGCAGTGCTACACAACGTGTTGGTGCGCCTCGCCGCCGCCAGATGTACACTTGCGACGACGTGGAAGAAAGCGCATACGTTGTGGCTGATAGCTACAATGGCATGATCAACGCGGCAACGCAAACTGCTAACTTATTGTCAGAGCAAAACAAAAAGTAAACCTTCACAAGACAAACACATGAAAAAGAAAATATTATTAAGCTTTGGCGGGATGCTTTTAGGTGCAGCGGTTGCACTGGCACAGCCAAACATTGTTCCGGCTAAACCGCAGGCAGGCCCTGTTGTGGTTACCGGCGCAACTATACACATCGGCAATGGCAAAGTGATAAACAATGGTTACGTTGCCTTTGACAAAGGTAAAATCACCGCGGTTGGCGAGGGTGCCGCGCCATCAATGGCAGGCGCTACCATCGTTGACGCAACAGGTAAACAAGTTTATCCCGGCTTTATTTGCCCTATCACAACTTTGGGTTTGGTAGAAACAGAAAGCGTACGTGCAACTGCCGATGATTCTGAAACAGGCGATATCAACGCTAATGTTCGCTCATTGATCGCCTATAACACCGACTCGAAAGTGATCCCTACCGTTCGCGCGAATGGTATCTTGCTGGCACAGCCAACTCCCGAAGGTGGTATCGTAGCTGGCCAGTCATCGGTAATGATGCTCGACGGCTGGAACTGGGAAGACGCGGCTTACAAAAAAGACATCGGCATGCACATTACCTGGCCGGTGGCACGCGCAGGCCGTGGCCGCAGGGGTGGTTTCCAATTCCCGGGCGCTGCACCTGCCGAGTCGCCTTCAGAGATCGCTCAAAAAGCGATAGATAACTTAACATCTTTGTTTACACAAGCGCAGGCTTACTCGGTAGACCCTAAGCACGATGTTAACAACCTGCGCCTTGGCGCTAT
It encodes the following:
- a CDS encoding amidohydrolase family protein yields the protein MKKKILLSFGGMLLGAAVALAQPNIVPAKPQAGPVVVTGATIHIGNGKVINNGYVAFDKGKITAVGEGAAPSMAGATIVDATGKQVYPGFICPITTLGLVETESVRATADDSETGDINANVRSLIAYNTDSKVIPTVRANGILLAQPTPEGGIVAGQSSVMMLDGWNWEDAAYKKDIGMHITWPVARAGRGRRGGFQFPGAAPAESPSEIAQKAIDNLTSLFTQAQAYSVDPKHDVNNLRLGAMAGLFNGTKKLFVNADGAKEIEQAVAFAKKFGISAVIVGGKESYLVTDLLRQSNVPVILKETQTLPDKDEDDVYLPYKLPHLLQEGGVLYGLTGIGFWRQRNLPFEAGEAVGYGLTKEQAVSMITLNNAKILGIDKTTGTLETGKDANLFISDGDALDMLTLDVKNAYIKGKSIDLNSWHKMLYKRYSDKYGIPTKM